A DNA window from Coffea arabica cultivar ET-39 chromosome 6c, Coffea Arabica ET-39 HiFi, whole genome shotgun sequence contains the following coding sequences:
- the LOC113693283 gene encoding uncharacterized protein has translation MASRIHWTDAMDEAFLTAYVCFRENNVWDNRKSLETNYDMLAAHLTSNHIMTVTGQQLQTRFYHIKKKWDLFCNLRGISSKTETGVGWSEDSYCFTADDEHWANLEQTNASYVDFKKENSCYWYDRLTPMLLGRHATGSRAQSASEVVPSEPPRRERSNTAAKNRKGKGKASSSRVPTPVNVPAVEDDDDVYYVPPVPGAVGGKRSASSLGTSGEPEGSRGSKSTRSSTGLEDAISKIGNYTDFVLEDRRSRSEFDSIHGIMQCQDVITSMEIPTEWRLEANCHYAKNENEGARIIFLRASAADRYGYILKLMKAKGLA, from the exons ATGGCTTCTAGGATTCACTGGACTGATGCAATGGATGAAGCTTTCCTCACAGCCTACGTCTGTTTTCGGGAAAATAACGTTTGGGACAACAGGAAGTCGCTAGAGACCAACTACGACATGTTGGCAGCCCATTTGACGAGCAATCACATAATGACTGTGACTGGCCAGCAATTGCAGACCAGATTCTATCAcatcaagaagaaatgggacCTGTTCTGCAATCTGCGTGGGATTTCATCAAAAACAGAGACCGGGGTTGGGTGGAGTGAGGACAGCTACTGTTTCACTGCTGATGATGAACATTGGGCCAACTTGGAGCAG ACCAATGCCTCGTACGTTGACTTCAAAAAAGAGAATTCATGCTACTGGTACGATCGATTGACACCGATGCTGCTTGGAAGACATGCCACAGGCAGCCGTGCCCAGTCTGCAAGCGAGGTAGTTCCATCGGAACCGCCTCGCCGAGAACGGTCCAACACTGCTGCTAAAAATCGGAAGGGAAAAGGTAAAGCCTCTAGTTCGAGGGTGCCTACTCCGGTGAACGTACCAGCAGTTGAGGATGACGACGACGTCTACTATGTTCCCCCAGTTCCTGGTGCAGTTGGAGGAAAACGTTCAGCCTCAAGCCTAGGAACCAGTGGTGAACCTGAAGGGAGTAGAGGTTCAAAATCGACACGGTCATCTACTGGTCTTGAGGATGCTATAAGCAAGATCGGGAATTACACCGACTTCGTTCTTGAGGACAGACGGAGTAGGTCGGAGTTCGACTCTATCCACGGCATAATGCAGTGCCAGGATGTGATCACCTCAATGGAAATTCCTACCGAGTGGAGACTTGAAGCTAACTGTCACTATGCCAAAAATGAGAACGAGGGTGCAAGGATTATTTTTCTTAGAGCTTCTGCAGCCGATCGCTACGGCTACATCCTCAAGTTGATGAAGGCAAAAGGCTTGGCCTAA